One segment of Marinobacter sediminum DNA contains the following:
- the astB gene encoding N-succinylarginine dihydrolase, producing the protein MVKHAVEANFDGLVGPTHNYAGLSWGNVASKSNVHAVSNPKEAALQGLAKMKRLADRGYVQGILPPHERPHIPTLRSLGFGGTDAQVLEKAAKSSPSILAAVSSASSMWTANAATVSPSADTGDHRVHFTPANLSAKFHRSIEHAVTGRSLKAIFADESYFAHHPALPSVSHFGDEGAANHTRLCGRYGDPGVELFAYGQAAFNEQAPAPKKYPARQTLEASEAIARLHGLKTENAVFAQQNPAAIDAGVFHNDVIAVGNGNTLFYHEMAFLDEEQVLSDIRSRLTATELEPVRVSSAEVPLEDAVASYLFNSQLLNTPDGMMLAVPGECREVASVSRYLDELLKDGGPITSVEVFDVKQSMRNGGGPACLRLRVVLSDDELQAMHRGVLLTDELYQRLTAWVEAHYRNELSQKDLGDPMLLEEVRKALDELSGILGLGSIYDFQL; encoded by the coding sequence ATGGTAAAGCACGCGGTAGAGGCGAATTTTGATGGCCTGGTGGGTCCGACCCATAACTACGCTGGTCTGTCCTGGGGCAATGTGGCATCAAAATCCAATGTGCACGCCGTTTCCAATCCAAAGGAAGCGGCGCTCCAGGGTCTTGCCAAAATGAAGCGACTGGCAGACCGGGGCTATGTTCAAGGCATCTTGCCGCCCCATGAGCGCCCGCACATTCCGACCCTCCGGTCACTCGGATTCGGGGGCACCGACGCTCAGGTTCTGGAAAAGGCGGCGAAAAGCAGTCCTTCCATTCTGGCGGCGGTGTCGTCTGCTTCATCCATGTGGACGGCCAATGCGGCTACCGTCTCGCCAAGTGCCGATACCGGCGATCATCGGGTGCATTTTACCCCGGCCAATCTGAGTGCGAAGTTCCACCGTTCGATCGAACATGCGGTGACCGGCCGTTCGCTCAAGGCCATCTTTGCGGATGAAAGCTATTTCGCCCACCATCCGGCCCTGCCTTCGGTCAGCCACTTTGGTGATGAAGGCGCGGCGAACCATACCAGGCTGTGTGGCCGGTATGGAGATCCGGGGGTTGAGCTGTTTGCCTATGGTCAGGCGGCGTTCAACGAGCAGGCGCCAGCACCGAAAAAATATCCCGCCCGCCAGACTCTGGAGGCATCAGAGGCAATTGCCCGGCTGCATGGCCTTAAGACCGAGAATGCGGTTTTTGCACAACAGAATCCTGCCGCCATCGATGCCGGTGTTTTTCACAATGACGTCATCGCGGTCGGTAATGGAAATACCCTGTTCTATCACGAGATGGCCTTCCTTGATGAAGAGCAGGTGCTGTCGGACATCCGTTCCAGGCTTACTGCAACGGAGCTTGAGCCGGTGCGTGTCAGCAGTGCTGAAGTTCCGCTTGAGGATGCGGTGGCGTCTTACCTTTTCAACAGTCAGCTACTGAATACACCGGATGGCATGATGCTGGCGGTGCCCGGAGAATGCCGGGAAGTGGCTTCGGTCAGCCGGTATCTGGATGAGCTTTTGAAGGACGGCGGACCGATTACCTCGGTCGAAGTGTTTGACGTCAAACAGTCTATGCGCAACGGCGGTGGCCCCGCGTGTCTGCGCTTGAGGGTCGTCCTGAGTGATGATGAGCTCCAGGCCATGCACAGAGGGGTATTGCTCACCGATGAGCTTTATCAAAGGCTGACCGCCTGGGTGGAAGCCCATTACCGCAATGAGCTTTCCCAGAAGGATCTGGGAGACCCCATGCTGCTGGAAGAAGTGCGCAAGGCACTGGACGAGCTTAGCGGCATTCTGGGGCTGGGCTCGATTTACGACTTCCAGCTTTAG
- the astD gene encoding succinylglutamate-semialdehyde dehydrogenase, giving the protein MANLSGELYIDGLWLQGHGAMFESVQPVTGDTVWDGNGANLEDVDAAVREARNAFLKWRRKSFAERQAVVEAFGQQLESHKEELAHQIGLETGKPLWESRTEVAAMIGKIAISVKAYNDRTGHSESDVAGGHAVLRHRPHGVVAVFGPYNFPGHLPNGHIVPALLAGNTVVFKPSELTPGVAEMTVKFWEKAGLPDGVLNLVQGASDTGKSLAGHPMIDGLFFTGSSTVGHLLHEQFAGQPEKILALEMGGNNPLIVQDVADMDGAVHHALQSAFLSAGQRCTCARRLLVPKGKKGDEFLHRLAELSDRIQVGEFDADPQPFMGSVISAEAADKLLAAQARMLEKGAKSLLEMKQVKPGTGLLSPGILDATGLDLTDEEFFGPLLTVYRYKSFDEALELANDTRYGLSAGILTDDRKLYERLVEEVRAGIVNWNRPLTGASSAAPFGGVGASGNHRPSAYYAADYCAWPMASLEARKSEMPASLAPGLNFD; this is encoded by the coding sequence ATGGCAAACCTGTCAGGCGAACTCTATATAGACGGCTTGTGGCTCCAGGGGCATGGAGCAATGTTTGAGTCTGTCCAGCCCGTTACTGGTGACACCGTATGGGATGGTAATGGTGCGAATCTGGAGGATGTGGACGCCGCAGTTCGAGAAGCCCGCAATGCCTTTCTCAAGTGGCGGCGGAAAAGCTTTGCGGAGCGACAGGCGGTGGTTGAGGCCTTTGGGCAACAACTGGAATCGCATAAAGAGGAGCTGGCGCATCAGATAGGCCTGGAAACCGGCAAGCCTCTCTGGGAGTCCCGTACCGAAGTGGCGGCCATGATCGGCAAGATTGCCATCTCGGTGAAGGCCTACAATGACCGTACCGGCCATTCCGAGTCGGACGTGGCTGGTGGCCATGCCGTGTTGAGACACCGGCCTCATGGTGTGGTGGCGGTATTCGGCCCCTATAACTTCCCTGGTCACCTGCCCAATGGCCACATCGTGCCAGCCCTTCTGGCTGGCAACACGGTGGTGTTCAAACCCAGTGAGTTGACTCCGGGGGTGGCCGAGATGACCGTTAAATTCTGGGAAAAAGCGGGTCTGCCCGACGGTGTACTCAATCTGGTGCAGGGTGCGTCCGATACTGGTAAATCCCTCGCGGGCCACCCAATGATTGATGGCCTCTTCTTCACCGGAAGCTCGACGGTTGGTCACCTCCTTCACGAGCAGTTTGCGGGACAGCCGGAAAAAATTCTGGCACTGGAAATGGGTGGTAATAACCCGCTTATCGTTCAGGATGTGGCGGATATGGATGGTGCGGTACACCATGCCCTGCAATCGGCGTTTCTGTCTGCAGGCCAGCGCTGCACCTGTGCCCGTCGCCTGCTCGTTCCTAAAGGTAAGAAGGGGGATGAATTCCTGCATCGCCTGGCCGAATTGTCCGACCGGATCCAGGTGGGAGAGTTCGATGCAGATCCCCAGCCGTTCATGGGCTCGGTTATTTCTGCAGAAGCGGCAGATAAGCTGCTGGCCGCCCAGGCCAGAATGCTGGAGAAAGGCGCCAAATCCCTGCTGGAAATGAAACAGGTCAAGCCGGGTACCGGCTTGTTATCGCCCGGTATCCTCGATGCCACCGGGCTGGACCTCACTGACGAGGAATTCTTTGGCCCGTTGCTTACGGTGTATCGGTACAAGAGTTTCGATGAGGCTCTGGAGTTGGCCAACGATACCCGTTACGGCTTGTCGGCCGGCATACTTACTGATGACCGAAAGCTCTACGAACGACTCGTGGAAGAGGTGCGGGCAGGTATAGTCAACTGGAACCGTCCGCTCACAGGTGCCAGCAGCGCCGCGCCCTTTGGTGGTGTCGGTGCCAGTGGTAACCATCGTCCCAGTGCCTATTACGCGGCCGATTATTGCGCCTGGCCAATGGCGTCGCTGGAAGCGCGGAAGAGTGAAATGCCGGCGAGCCTGGCACCTGGCCTGAACTTCGACTGA
- a CDS encoding efflux RND transporter permease subunit yields the protein MTRRLLNCQRLLGMVVTMLCLLGVAAYSTMPRQEDPSFPYRAGMITVNYPGANADAVERLVLQPLSDELRQVEEVDFTQGTARTGVALVKLRLNDDIYDTDPAWDRVRLAMDRAKSDFPDDVGQMALDDRLIDIPAIVLAVGGSPSVTELTGVAERLKQNLSDIKGVSRIGLEGDADEQITLALDDAALYRLGISPARVMDTLARRNQTIPGGFVVVNGRRLSVLPNSEFADIDAIRATPIELPDGSQVPLAAAADVWRGPAEPRQPETWYDSERVVLLSIIMEEGTTDAIRFGERVRERVEQVRSGFEPYEIREMFFQPDKVEERLDNLAWSLVLSVLIIVAVVFTGMGIRMGLLVASILPLVALISIGLYDLGGGVLHQIAVIGMVISLGILIDNAIVIVESIQGHLDHGMRRLDALRQAVSELAGPLGASTGTTLAAFAPLLLSKGGAADFTRGVPVMIMLTLSVSYLLAISAVPLLAARFLKPRKKTGSNRLAGLAVFLGGLVSRYPGRLITGGAVLVIASVALTPFMAQQFFPDADRPRVIVELYMPEGTDQGETAEAAATLEEMIRTRPDALEVHRFVGFTGPAFYYNLQRAPQAPNRARLVIRTPTLADTTEMIRWVRTHVNETMPELDVTAGILGQGPPRAAPVAVRVYNASDEARTEAVEQVFATLRGLEGTVDVRHDLDIGVPSIAINVDDATAARFGLTRADVAQSLYGQSFGVVAERYRQEDDPIPLVLRSREGTALSLSRLLSINIYNDRGDAIPLSAVASVETSWEPAVRYLRDGVRVNTVTANLLNGYGFGRALEGLYGALEENPLPAGTRIEIGGDAEGSGEANSALLTAAPIGILLLLFFLLLQFNSFRRVGIILLSVPLATVGIFPGLVLSGSPFGFQSLLGVIALVGIVVNNAIVLLDVMDRELGNGEDIRNAVRKAVEQRTRPILLTTATTVAGLLPLAFSSSTLWPPMAWAIISGLLASTVLTLLVIPAVCTQLIRTCVAEPENAPA from the coding sequence ATGACGCGTCGGTTGCTCAATTGTCAGCGCCTGCTGGGCATGGTTGTAACCATGCTTTGTCTGCTGGGCGTGGCAGCATATAGCACCATGCCCCGTCAGGAAGATCCTTCTTTCCCGTATCGGGCGGGCATGATTACGGTCAATTATCCCGGCGCCAACGCCGATGCGGTTGAGCGGCTTGTCTTGCAGCCCCTTTCCGATGAGTTGCGCCAGGTCGAAGAGGTGGACTTCACTCAGGGCACGGCGCGAACGGGGGTTGCTCTTGTGAAGCTGCGCCTCAACGACGACATCTACGACACCGACCCGGCGTGGGATCGTGTCCGGCTGGCGATGGACCGGGCCAAAAGCGATTTTCCTGATGATGTCGGCCAGATGGCATTGGATGATCGGCTGATCGACATTCCTGCGATCGTGTTGGCAGTGGGCGGATCACCCTCTGTTACTGAGCTCACCGGGGTGGCTGAGCGCCTGAAGCAAAACCTTTCCGACATCAAAGGTGTATCGCGTATCGGGCTGGAGGGCGATGCCGATGAACAGATCACTCTGGCCCTCGATGACGCTGCACTCTACCGGCTGGGAATTTCACCGGCCCGTGTGATGGATACCCTGGCTCGGCGAAACCAGACTATCCCCGGTGGTTTCGTGGTGGTGAATGGCCGGCGCTTGTCGGTATTGCCGAACAGCGAATTTGCCGACATCGATGCCATTCGGGCCACGCCGATAGAACTGCCGGACGGCTCCCAGGTGCCCCTTGCTGCTGCCGCTGACGTCTGGCGCGGGCCGGCCGAGCCCCGGCAGCCTGAGACCTGGTACGACAGCGAAAGAGTGGTTCTGCTGTCTATTATCATGGAGGAGGGCACCACGGATGCCATTCGTTTTGGCGAGCGGGTGCGTGAGCGGGTCGAACAGGTCCGTTCCGGGTTCGAGCCCTACGAAATTCGGGAAATGTTCTTCCAGCCCGATAAAGTGGAGGAACGCCTGGACAATCTTGCCTGGAGCCTGGTTCTGTCAGTACTTATCATCGTGGCGGTGGTGTTTACCGGCATGGGAATCCGTATGGGCCTGCTGGTCGCGTCTATTCTCCCCTTGGTGGCGCTGATAAGTATCGGCCTTTACGATCTCGGGGGTGGCGTGCTGCACCAGATTGCTGTCATCGGGATGGTAATTTCCCTGGGGATTCTGATCGATAACGCCATCGTGATTGTTGAGAGCATCCAGGGCCACCTCGACCATGGTATGCGTCGCCTGGATGCCTTGCGCCAGGCCGTCAGTGAACTTGCCGGACCTCTGGGTGCCTCCACCGGAACAACGCTGGCGGCATTCGCACCTTTGCTGTTGTCCAAGGGCGGGGCCGCTGACTTTACCAGGGGCGTTCCGGTGATGATTATGCTGACCCTTTCCGTCAGCTACCTGCTGGCGATTTCGGCCGTGCCGTTGCTGGCGGCCCGCTTTCTTAAGCCCCGCAAAAAAACCGGAAGCAACAGGTTGGCGGGGCTGGCTGTTTTCCTCGGGGGGCTTGTTTCCCGTTACCCCGGTCGGCTGATTACCGGCGGTGCTGTACTGGTGATCGCCAGTGTTGCACTAACGCCCTTTATGGCTCAGCAGTTTTTTCCGGACGCCGACCGCCCGAGGGTGATTGTTGAACTCTACATGCCCGAGGGCACAGATCAGGGTGAAACGGCGGAAGCCGCGGCAACGCTCGAGGAGATGATCAGAACCCGTCCTGATGCCCTGGAGGTTCACCGGTTTGTTGGTTTTACCGGCCCTGCTTTTTACTACAACCTCCAGCGTGCACCTCAGGCGCCCAATCGTGCCCGTCTGGTCATTCGTACCCCGACACTGGCGGATACCACGGAGATGATCCGGTGGGTTCGCACCCATGTGAACGAAACGATGCCAGAGCTTGATGTAACCGCCGGCATTCTCGGCCAGGGTCCACCCCGGGCAGCTCCGGTTGCAGTTCGAGTCTACAACGCCAGTGACGAGGCGCGTACCGAGGCTGTCGAACAGGTCTTCGCCACCCTTCGGGGGCTGGAGGGGACGGTGGATGTTCGTCATGACCTGGATATCGGCGTGCCCAGTATTGCCATCAATGTGGATGATGCAACGGCTGCCCGGTTCGGTCTGACCCGTGCTGATGTTGCCCAGAGTCTTTACGGCCAGAGCTTCGGTGTCGTCGCCGAGCGCTACCGCCAGGAAGATGATCCTATCCCGCTGGTACTGCGCTCCCGGGAAGGCACCGCCCTGTCTCTTTCAAGGTTGTTATCGATCAACATCTATAACGATCGCGGTGATGCGATTCCTTTGTCTGCAGTGGCCAGCGTCGAAACCAGTTGGGAGCCGGCTGTTCGCTACCTGCGTGATGGTGTGCGAGTGAATACGGTGACTGCGAACCTGCTAAACGGCTACGGATTCGGTCGGGCTCTGGAGGGGCTGTATGGGGCGCTGGAAGAGAACCCCCTGCCGGCGGGAACCCGTATTGAAATAGGAGGCGATGCGGAAGGTTCAGGCGAAGCCAATAGCGCCCTGTTGACCGCCGCGCCTATTGGTATACTTCTGCTGCTGTTTTTCCTGTTGTTGCAGTTCAACTCCTTTCGCCGGGTCGGGATTATCCTGTTGTCTGTGCCATTGGCAACGGTGGGTATTTTCCCCGGCCTGGTGCTGTCCGGATCGCCCTTCGGGTTTCAGTCCCTGTTAGGGGTCATTGCGCTGGTGGGTATCGTGGTGAACAATGCCATCGTCCTTCTGGACGTCATGGATCGGGAGCTGGGCAACGGGGAAGATATACGGAATGCTGTTCGTAAAGCCGTGGAGCAACGCACCCGGCCGATACTGCTCACCACGGCGACCACCGTAGCTGGCCTGCTGCCGCTGGCATTCTCCAGTTCCACGCTCTGGCCACCCATGGCCTGGGCTATCATCTCCGGGTTGCTTGCCTCGACAGTACTGACCCTGCTGGTTATCCCTGCCGTATGTACGCAGCTGATCAGGACCTGTGTGGCTGAGCCTGAAAACGCACCGGCCTGA
- the astE gene encoding succinylglutamate desuccinylase codes for MLGNQNIFDVSSDWLDHTLSNVSSNPSEVETELPDGARIIRKTVGVLELHPSPSRPNPNNEALIISAGVHGNETAPIEVLNGLVNELLNGDWQLACPLLLILGNPPAMAAGERFLDVNMNRLFHGAHNKPGYRDFPEAARARQLEALCQSFAEAHPGALSHYDLHTAIRPSHREKFALYPFVEGRQVPEGQCDFLLEAHVETLLLQHKAGTTFSSFSSSRLGAESFTVELGKVQPFGQNDLARFEGIRDALRRRFSGKPAPEQKAPSDELTVFEVVHEILNTGPSFQFHIPDDVANFTEYQPATVIWEDAETCYRVGEIPESIVFPNRDVPVGQRVGLMLRPRKASGA; via the coding sequence ATGCTCGGCAACCAGAACATCTTTGATGTCTCTTCAGACTGGCTCGATCACACTCTTTCTAACGTCTCGTCTAATCCCTCCGAAGTCGAAACAGAGCTACCTGACGGGGCACGCATTATCCGGAAGACCGTCGGCGTCCTGGAGCTGCACCCTTCTCCGAGTCGGCCGAACCCAAACAATGAAGCGCTCATCATCTCTGCCGGCGTACACGGCAATGAAACGGCCCCCATTGAGGTTCTGAATGGTCTGGTTAACGAACTGTTGAACGGCGACTGGCAACTGGCCTGCCCGCTGCTACTGATTCTTGGCAACCCCCCAGCGATGGCGGCCGGGGAACGCTTTCTGGATGTAAATATGAACCGGCTGTTCCATGGCGCCCATAACAAGCCCGGGTACCGGGACTTTCCAGAGGCGGCCCGCGCACGCCAGCTTGAAGCCCTCTGCCAGAGCTTTGCAGAGGCCCACCCTGGCGCCCTGTCCCATTATGACCTGCATACGGCAATCCGACCGTCGCACCGGGAGAAGTTCGCCTTGTATCCGTTTGTGGAAGGCAGGCAGGTGCCCGAGGGACAATGTGATTTTCTGCTGGAAGCCCATGTAGAAACGCTGTTGCTTCAACACAAGGCAGGAACCACATTTTCGTCGTTTTCATCCTCCCGGCTGGGCGCCGAGAGCTTTACGGTGGAGCTGGGAAAGGTTCAGCCGTTTGGACAGAACGATCTGGCCCGATTCGAGGGCATTCGCGATGCTCTGCGTCGGCGGTTCAGTGGCAAACCAGCACCGGAGCAAAAAGCGCCATCTGATGAACTGACGGTGTTTGAGGTGGTACATGAGATTCTGAATACCGGGCCAAGCTTTCAGTTCCATATTCCGGACGATGTAGCAAACTTTACCGAATACCAACCAGCCACGGTGATCTGGGAGGATGCTGAGACCTGTTACCGGGTTGGCGAAATTCCGGAGTCCATAGTCTTTCCCAACCGGGATGTACCGGTCGGCCAGCGGGTAGGCCTGATGCTCAGACCCCGGAAAGCCTCCGGAGCCTGA
- a CDS encoding ABC transporter permease, with the protein MPDFIAQWLNQNEIFTAMTIMEYWDGMVNTVQLVFLSLVIGLLFAVPLAILRTVKNPFVSGPVWLYTYLFRGTPLLIQLYIIYYGIAQVPGIQETFWWEIFREPFYPALLAFALNTCAYTTEIIRGAIISTPHGEIEAAKAYGMNWFMRMRRIILPSASRRAVQAYSNEVIFMLHSSAIASVVTIVDLTGAARNIYSRFYAPFDAFIFVALIYLMLTFILVFAFRKLENHLLRHQRPIGS; encoded by the coding sequence ATGCCTGATTTTATCGCCCAGTGGCTGAACCAGAACGAAATCTTTACCGCCATGACCATCATGGAATACTGGGATGGCATGGTTAATACCGTTCAACTGGTGTTTTTATCGCTGGTCATCGGGTTGCTCTTTGCAGTGCCGCTGGCCATTCTCCGGACGGTGAAAAACCCGTTCGTGTCCGGACCGGTCTGGCTTTACACCTACCTCTTCCGTGGTACCCCACTCCTGATTCAGCTCTACATCATTTACTATGGTATTGCTCAGGTTCCGGGCATCCAGGAAACCTTCTGGTGGGAGATTTTCCGGGAACCCTTCTACCCGGCCCTTCTGGCATTTGCCCTGAACACCTGTGCTTACACGACGGAGATTATCCGGGGTGCAATTATCTCTACTCCCCATGGTGAAATTGAGGCTGCCAAGGCCTATGGGATGAACTGGTTTATGCGGATGCGCCGCATTATCCTGCCAAGCGCTTCCCGGCGGGCGGTTCAGGCGTACTCCAATGAGGTTATTTTCATGCTGCATTCCAGTGCCATTGCCAGCGTGGTGACCATCGTGGACCTGACAGGCGCGGCCCGGAACATATACTCTCGTTTTTATGCGCCGTTCGATGCCTTTATCTTTGTGGCACTGATCTATCTGATGCTGACCTTTATTCTGGTCTTCGCTTTCCGCAAACTTGAGAATCATCTTTTGCGACATCAGCGGCCTATCGGATCCTGA
- a CDS encoding TetR/AcrR family transcriptional regulator → MSEPLKTRREREKQARYDAILDAAELVFSEKGYERTSMDDIARTAALSRALLYVYFKDKAAIQRGIMLRAGQSLAARFEEAKQTADTGLTQIAAMGEAYYRFYLDEPDYFSALTKASTAMAEADQSQAEEMLCSKTELMELMVGAIRKGLEDGTMSRERITDPVQTALYLRGALHGVVLLCQSEMGTGIGEDGQRFQADNLIRHTMDMLTFSIAS, encoded by the coding sequence ATGAGCGAACCGCTGAAAACACGCCGCGAACGGGAAAAACAGGCCCGCTACGATGCCATTCTGGACGCCGCCGAACTCGTGTTTTCGGAGAAAGGCTACGAGCGCACCTCGATGGACGACATCGCACGCACAGCCGCCCTGAGCCGGGCGTTGCTGTATGTATACTTCAAGGATAAAGCTGCTATCCAGCGGGGGATCATGCTGCGTGCAGGCCAGAGCCTGGCTGCTCGTTTCGAGGAAGCAAAACAGACCGCCGATACGGGCCTGACACAGATTGCGGCCATGGGTGAAGCTTACTACCGGTTCTATCTGGATGAACCAGACTATTTTTCAGCACTGACCAAGGCCTCGACCGCCATGGCCGAGGCAGACCAGAGCCAGGCCGAGGAAATGCTGTGCTCTAAAACGGAATTGATGGAGCTGATGGTCGGGGCTATCAGAAAGGGTCTTGAAGACGGCACCATGAGCCGGGAACGTATTACTGATCCAGTGCAAACGGCACTCTATCTCCGTGGCGCGCTCCATGGGGTGGTTCTTTTGTGCCAGTCGGAAATGGGAACCGGCATCGGGGAAGACGGCCAGCGCTTCCAGGCGGATAACCTGATCCGCCATACCATGGACATGCTGACGTTTTCCATCGCGTCCTAA
- a CDS encoding efflux RND transporter periplasmic adaptor subunit: protein MKLFPRPLAIAFLAVFPILFVGCKAGDVSSEAKSQSQAVSVRVSEVTGGQTEGIPLRFSGIVRATQRATLTFQVSGTLKERSVELGQRVESGDVLARVYNPALAPARDSARAKLDELTTQHRQAKREWERASRLHERGVVSEQSLEQIAARRDGLKASVATAEAALAEATQLLEESTLRAPFSGRVEALLVEPDEFVAAGQPVMRLSSPNGREVEVRVPAYLLDHVALDQELPVWPVQDRAQPPQTGSVVEIAQAGAIRGELHPVLVSVPVNTLEPGEPVEVGITPMRLSATTVPMLSVIRTAEGTGVFRIRQGIAQRVPVTVERVVGERVVVQANELIPGDQVVYAGMTRLTDGDTVEVR, encoded by the coding sequence ATGAAGCTATTTCCCCGCCCCCTTGCCATAGCCTTCCTGGCCGTTTTCCCGATTCTGTTTGTCGGCTGCAAAGCCGGTGACGTGTCTTCCGAGGCCAAGTCCCAGTCCCAGGCAGTATCCGTGCGTGTTTCCGAAGTGACTGGTGGACAGACAGAGGGCATTCCCCTTCGCTTCTCGGGAATTGTTCGCGCAACCCAGCGGGCAACTCTGACATTTCAGGTCAGCGGTACGTTGAAAGAGCGCTCCGTGGAGCTGGGGCAACGGGTGGAATCAGGCGACGTGCTCGCGAGGGTATACAATCCGGCTCTTGCCCCGGCCCGTGATTCGGCCAGGGCAAAGCTTGATGAGCTGACAACCCAGCACAGGCAGGCCAAGCGGGAATGGGAGCGTGCAAGCCGGTTGCATGAACGTGGTGTTGTGTCCGAGCAGAGCCTTGAACAGATCGCCGCTCGACGGGATGGCCTCAAGGCCAGCGTCGCCACGGCGGAGGCCGCATTGGCTGAGGCCACCCAATTACTGGAAGAGAGCACACTGCGTGCGCCGTTTTCCGGGCGCGTTGAAGCTCTGCTGGTGGAGCCGGATGAATTCGTGGCGGCGGGGCAGCCGGTGATGCGACTTTCCTCACCAAACGGTCGGGAAGTGGAAGTCCGGGTGCCGGCCTATCTGCTCGACCATGTGGCGCTGGATCAGGAACTCCCCGTTTGGCCAGTACAGGACAGGGCGCAGCCACCACAGACCGGCTCTGTGGTGGAAATCGCCCAGGCGGGCGCTATTCGTGGTGAGTTGCACCCGGTACTGGTCAGTGTGCCTGTCAACACCCTGGAGCCGGGTGAACCGGTGGAGGTGGGGATCACACCAATGCGCTTGTCGGCGACCACCGTCCCGATGTTGTCGGTCATTCGCACAGCCGAGGGCACAGGGGTCTTCCGAATCCGGCAGGGTATAGCGCAGCGGGTTCCCGTCACTGTCGAGCGGGTCGTGGGCGAGCGGGTGGTGGTTCAGGCAAATGAACTCATCCCCGGGGATCAGGTGGTTTATGCCGGCATGACCCGACTCACTGATGGCGATACCGTGGAGGTGCGCTGA
- a CDS encoding ABC transporter permease, whose amino-acid sequence MLDLKGYGPELLDGAVVTIELAFFSLVLSLTLGLIGASSKLSGNRLAKGIATGYTTLIRGVPDLVMMLLFYYGGQVAVNAISDWIWEAYEVDFFFQFDPFISGVITIGLIFGAYMTETFRGAFLAVETGQIEAARAYGFTRWHTFRRIIFPQMLRHALPGIGNNWQVLLKTTALVSIIGLTDMVRVAEEAAKAERMPFHFFIPVAFVYLSLTAGSELFIKWLDKRANVGVVQGG is encoded by the coding sequence ATGCTCGATCTGAAAGGCTATGGCCCGGAATTACTGGACGGAGCAGTGGTCACCATTGAATTGGCCTTCTTCTCCCTTGTTCTGTCCCTCACACTCGGGCTGATAGGTGCATCCTCCAAACTATCCGGCAACCGCCTGGCAAAAGGCATTGCAACGGGTTACACCACCCTGATCCGGGGTGTTCCGGACCTGGTGATGATGCTGCTGTTCTATTACGGAGGACAGGTCGCCGTGAATGCCATCTCGGACTGGATCTGGGAGGCTTATGAAGTCGACTTTTTCTTCCAGTTTGACCCTTTTATTTCCGGCGTAATCACCATAGGGCTGATTTTCGGCGCCTACATGACGGAAACCTTCCGGGGCGCGTTTCTTGCTGTGGAAACTGGCCAGATTGAGGCAGCCAGGGCCTATGGCTTTACTCGCTGGCATACGTTCCGGCGGATTATTTTTCCACAGATGCTGCGTCACGCGCTTCCAGGTATCGGGAATAACTGGCAGGTGCTGCTTAAAACCACAGCGCTGGTCTCCATTATTGGCCTGACTGATATGGTTCGTGTGGCCGAAGAAGCTGCCAAAGCCGAACGCATGCCATTTCACTTTTTCATTCCGGTGGCGTTTGTGTATCTGTCGCTGACAGCCGGTTCGGAGCTCTTTATCAAGTGGCTCGACAAACGCGCCAATGTTGGCGTGGTTCAGGGGGGATAA